In one window of Paraflavitalea soli DNA:
- a CDS encoding response regulator transcription factor, whose amino-acid sequence MEEVKILLVEDEKKIAEALKKGLMEQQYHVEVAYDGLIGKKMVETYSFDLVILDINLPGMNGYELCKEIRKRDERIPVVMLTALSATEDKIEGFDAGADDYIVKPFDFKELLVRIRALLKRIYQNVPTGNMLKVADLVMNLDSKEVTRAEKPISLTAKEFQLLEFLVRNKNRVVSRADIALNVWDIDFDTKTNVIDVYVNFLRKKLDKDFDTKLIHTQVGMGYILKEHV is encoded by the coding sequence ATGGAAGAAGTTAAAATCTTATTGGTAGAGGATGAGAAAAAGATCGCAGAGGCCCTCAAGAAAGGATTAATGGAGCAGCAGTACCATGTAGAAGTAGCTTACGATGGCCTCATTGGGAAAAAAATGGTAGAAACCTACTCTTTCGACCTGGTGATACTTGACATTAACCTGCCTGGTATGAATGGGTACGAGCTTTGTAAGGAGATCCGAAAACGGGATGAGCGCATTCCCGTGGTGATGCTTACGGCCTTAAGTGCTACAGAAGACAAAATTGAGGGGTTTGATGCGGGCGCTGATGACTATATTGTAAAGCCTTTTGATTTTAAGGAATTGCTGGTGCGGATACGGGCTTTGCTGAAGCGTATCTATCAAAATGTGCCCACCGGCAATATGTTGAAAGTAGCAGACCTGGTGATGAACCTGGACAGCAAAGAGGTAACCCGTGCTGAAAAACCGATCTCGTTGACGGCTAAAGAATTTCAATTATTGGAATTTTTGGTACGGAATAAGAACCGGGTGGTTTCGAGGGCAGATATTGCACTGAATGTTTGGGACATTGATTTTGATACAAAAACAAATGTAATTGACGTGTACGTAAATTTCCTGCGTAAAAAGCTGGACAAGGATTTTGACACTAAACTAATACATACGCAAGTGGGGATGGGCTATATCTTAAAAGAGCATGTGTAG
- a CDS encoding helix-turn-helix domain-containing protein, with protein MNLKLYTKHYSIPFPPMDCDQDFEQFAKELNGEVIGKDALQLSGGLVKGLVKKERVQPGCCLRAWNMVFNNPIELVKPGNQPDNKSFTVVYVLTPGSCRLKNIGGHEQINPTETRNSLMVANNIDLRYDIVPLQPVQVIEINVTSFWLAQQFQKAGFPLDNLLDRINEKENPLILSSICTISVINQVNTLFDLLIDREHAPTQIAQLSTSLVLDFLNKALNSRVPQAPGNNDAHFIKVMEAEAILQAHLQRTLPNVYDIAQQVSLSESTLKRHFKMIFGKSLYEYYLEKKMNLAKTLLLEQPLTVYQTASKLGYEKVSNFIWIFKKHHGYSPGSIKKRGLSNV; from the coding sequence ATGAATCTTAAGCTTTACACTAAACATTACAGCATACCATTTCCTCCTATGGATTGTGACCAGGACTTTGAACAGTTTGCGAAAGAACTGAATGGAGAGGTGATTGGCAAAGACGCGCTTCAATTATCTGGCGGCCTGGTCAAAGGATTGGTGAAAAAAGAAAGGGTGCAACCGGGCTGTTGCCTGCGTGCGTGGAATATGGTTTTTAATAATCCTATTGAATTGGTTAAGCCCGGCAATCAGCCTGACAATAAGAGCTTTACCGTTGTTTATGTATTAACGCCCGGGAGTTGCCGGTTGAAAAACATCGGAGGGCATGAGCAAATCAATCCTACAGAAACCCGCAATTCCCTGATGGTTGCGAATAATATTGATCTGCGGTATGATATAGTGCCTTTGCAGCCGGTGCAGGTAATTGAGATCAATGTTACCAGTTTCTGGCTGGCCCAACAGTTTCAGAAGGCGGGATTTCCACTGGATAATCTATTGGACAGGATCAATGAAAAAGAGAACCCGTTAATATTGAGTAGCATTTGTACCATTTCAGTGATCAACCAGGTGAATACTCTTTTTGATTTGTTGATCGATAGGGAGCATGCTCCCACGCAGATTGCTCAATTATCGACTTCGCTGGTACTTGACTTTCTGAATAAGGCATTAAATAGCCGGGTGCCCCAGGCACCTGGGAATAATGATGCCCATTTTATTAAAGTGATGGAGGCAGAAGCTATATTACAGGCTCATCTTCAGCGCACTCTTCCCAATGTATATGACATTGCGCAGCAGGTCTCGCTGAGCGAGTCTACGTTAAAGCGTCATTTCAAAATGATATTTGGTAAGAGTTTGTATGAGTATTATTTGGAGAAGAAAATGAACCTGGCGAAAACGCTTTTACTGGAACAACCATTGACGGTGTATCAAACTGCGTCAAAACTTGGATATGAGAAGGTGAGCAATTTTATCTGGATCTTCAAAAAGCACCATGGTTATTCGCCGGGTAGTATTAAAAAAAGGGGGTTATCGAATGTTTAA
- a CDS encoding sensor histidine kinase: MKIKFKITALFTLLVTAILLLLSFSIYYFTSLERLESFKKRLKGRANNNAQLFTYFGDSSTTMLKRLDSGSTNTLEDKSVVIYNYLNQPVYEFNAKGVTTPPINVPMLEKARLNGESYYKINNRDAMAFHHTDSVNRIVVVVAAYDSDGWNRLSQLQKLLVTSLLIGIATAALVGYLFSRQLLMPLTQIIREVNDISSQSLSHRIEAGSGHDELHQLANTFNELLNRLQDSFTTQRRFISNASHELSTPLTSISSQLEVTLQKERSAEEYQQVMQSIYEDVQQMRQLTKSLLEIARTGSQGTIELNEVRIDEVLFKVMSDVRKISPTYQVELHFGEFPEDEKKFLVFGNNDLLYSSIKNFVENGCKYSSDHLSWVNLSFNGDQVIIQVQNHGNVIAEEEMEHIFQPFYRTNAATHVKGFGLGLALAKRIISLHRGSINVQSDLNKGTVFTIQLPSVKAFSAH, translated from the coding sequence GTGAAGATCAAATTTAAAATAACTGCTCTCTTCACACTATTGGTGACAGCCATTTTGCTATTGCTTAGTTTTTCTATTTACTATTTTACTTCCCTGGAGCGACTGGAATCATTCAAAAAACGGTTAAAAGGCCGGGCGAACAACAATGCCCAATTGTTTACTTATTTTGGCGACAGCAGTACCACGATGCTGAAGCGCCTTGATTCAGGATCGACAAATACACTGGAGGACAAAAGTGTTGTTATCTATAATTACCTTAATCAGCCTGTTTACGAATTCAATGCAAAAGGAGTAACTACGCCTCCTATCAATGTCCCTATGCTGGAAAAAGCCCGCCTTAACGGGGAATCCTACTACAAAATCAATAACCGGGATGCTATGGCTTTTCACCATACGGATTCGGTAAACCGGATTGTGGTGGTGGTGGCGGCTTATGATTCAGATGGCTGGAACCGCCTTTCGCAACTACAAAAGCTGTTGGTGACGAGCCTGCTGATCGGCATTGCCACGGCAGCGCTGGTTGGCTACCTGTTTTCCAGGCAATTGCTCATGCCGCTCACACAGATCATCCGGGAAGTAAATGATATTTCTTCTCAAAGTTTGTCACACCGCATAGAAGCCGGAAGCGGACATGACGAGCTGCACCAGCTTGCGAATACTTTTAATGAATTGTTGAACCGACTGCAGGATTCGTTTACGACGCAAAGACGTTTTATTTCGAATGCTTCGCATGAATTGTCGACACCACTTACTTCCATATCAAGCCAGCTGGAGGTTACGCTGCAAAAAGAGCGGAGTGCAGAAGAATACCAACAGGTGATGCAATCCATTTATGAAGATGTACAGCAGATGCGGCAACTCACGAAAAGTTTGCTGGAGATTGCCCGGACAGGATCGCAGGGCACGATTGAGCTGAATGAAGTGCGGATCGACGAGGTGCTTTTCAAGGTGATGAGTGATGTGCGAAAGATCAGTCCCACTTACCAGGTAGAGCTCCATTTTGGAGAATTTCCGGAAGATGAAAAGAAATTCCTTGTTTTTGGGAATAATGATCTTTTATATAGCTCTATCAAGAATTTTGTAGAAAATGGCTGCAAGTATTCATCAGATCATCTCTCCTGGGTGAATCTCTCTTTTAATGGGGACCAGGTCATCATACAGGTTCAGAATCATGGTAATGTGATCGCAGAAGAAGAAATGGAGCATATTTTTCAGCCATTTTACCGTACTAACGCTGCCACACATGTTAAAGGATTTGGCCTTGGCCTAGCCCTGGCCAAGAGGATCATCAGCCTGCACCGGGGCAGTATTAACGTACAATCGGACCTGAACAAGGGTACGGTCTTCACTATCCAGCTACCTTCCGTGAAAGCGTTCTCAGCACACTAA
- a CDS encoding ArsR/SmtB family transcription factor, with protein MDAKKVEKISKALADPNRLLILKELRKKKDCLYCTDVYEFVDLTQPSISHHLKLLTDAELIIPTKEGRNMKYTLNNKMIDQYVHFLQTLKT; from the coding sequence ATGGATGCAAAGAAAGTAGAGAAGATCTCCAAAGCCCTGGCCGACCCCAACCGCCTCCTGATCCTGAAGGAACTCCGGAAAAAAAAGGATTGCTTGTATTGTACAGATGTGTATGAGTTTGTGGACCTTACTCAACCCTCCATCTCACACCACCTCAAGCTGCTCACCGATGCCGAATTGATCATACCAACCAAAGAAGGGCGCAATATGAAGTACACCCTCAACAATAAAATGATTGATCAATACGTCCATTTCCTGCAGACCTTAAAGACTTAA